ATATGAGCTCAAGATTTAGGCAGGCTGGAGTctattttgcttattttgataaatggagacagaaaagttAAGGGAGAAAATTTCCTGGATTGGCAGCAGTTCAAATCCCATCATACTGAGATTGCATTCATTGATTTCTCAACTCTACTTCAAATGCATCAGTTGGTGTATAGAGTTGCAACAAGTATTGCTAAATCGATTAGTTAATTGGTAAAACTACTGAGTGGATATTCTGATATTCTGTCATTGTTTAAAACATGAAACGTCAAGTATCTCTGGTTCCAGGTTCATCCAAATGATAGCTTTCTCTGTTCGGAACAAGATATTTGAAAGCTCTAGGAAATATTCACTCATATTTTCCATTGTATCAAAAAATAATTAGCACTTTAGTTGGTAATAGAGTAATTTTAGCTGCAGCTCTGTCAATAAATGTAACTGTTTCTATAAATCCATAAATCCATATTATAAATAACTCCAGATCAGCTATTTTACTCTGCATTTGTGAATAGCTGATTAACAAGtatatttctctttttgttttaggTAAACTGCTCCAGGATCCCATTTCTACAACACACCCGGAGTGTCAGCATTATGTTTGCTTGGGCTGTAAAGGCCAGAAGATGCAGGTCAGGCTATCGTGCAGCCGCTGTAAGGACTACTCCTGCTTCCAGGATAACAAACAGCTCTCTTTACTGGTGCAGTGCTACAGGAAGCTCTGCCTCTATGTAATTCATTCACCATTGCTGCAGTCAATCAACAGCCATGTAGGAGGGTCTCCAGAGGTTATGGCCTTGCTAGAGGAGGTGCTAATGTCACACAAAGAAGAGACGGAGGACCTAAGCCTAGCACAGGAAGATGTGAATCCTTCTGCTCCTGAGTCCCTTACCCCCACAGAGGCACCACCTGTTCCTGCAGAGCTCTCAGCTGTACCCCAGAGCGCCTCCTCTGATCCGCCCTGTTCCAATGGACCGCAAGAATGCAACGGAGAAGTGCTGGAGGACCTAGATCCTTCTTCTCCTGAGCTAGAAGTATGTGAGCTGGTAGAGGAGCAGCCACAGGCAGGCCTGTCTGTATCCAATACTGCTTGTGGTGGCTTGGAACTGAGTCTGACCACTGGACCTTTAGCCCCAACACCAGGCACTGTGTGCTCACTCAGGGATGGGGAATCTAGTAGCAGGGAGCTGGAGGAGGGGGAAGTGTTGCTTCTCAGCGTGGAGGAGGTTTTACAGACATTGGATCCCCTTCAGCCCGGTCGAGACTCTCTTCACACACAAGAAAGGACACACACTCACTCGCACATAGCCACGGACAGAGCTCACACTCAAATGTACATACAGTTGGACACAGCTCACAACTACACGCAGATTCAAACAGGCAGGACTAACATATTGGCAGGCCACGGtgctcacatacacacatccTCCTTTGAGCCTCCTCCAACCTCCAAGCCCCCGCCAGTCCGCCTTAACCGTAAACGATCTCGTTCAGAGAGCGACAGAGAAAAGGTGAAACCTCTCCCCATAGCCTCCATCCTGCAGGGCTCCCCCTCAAATGTACACACTCCAAACCCCTctcacacactgcacacacaacCACCCACCATAACTGTACCAGCGCACACGTATTCATCGCTGTCAAACGGGGTACCTCCCAAGCCCAATCGCCCTGCGCCGAACCATAATAAAGGTGCCAGGAAGCATGTGGATCCAACCCCTAAGAAGCCCCACGCCAAGGCCCGCTCTGGTGGGGGATCCAAGACGAAGGACCGAAGCAAAGACCAGCGGTTGATGTCGGGCTGTGTTGTTCCCCCAGCACCTGTCAGGCCTCCGTATAAGAAGCCAGTGGAGAAGAAGGGCTGTAAATGTGGCCGGGCCACCCAGAATCCTTCTGTGTTGACCTGCAGGGGGCAGCGCTGTCCCTGCTACTCAAACCGCAAGGTGAGACTAAGGCTGCTCTGtgaatgggattttttttattttactgaacaCAGGCTAAATTTAGCAAATTAATTAGTATTTCATACAATTTGATTTTGTACagattattgttattgttttttgtgtagtgtaattgtaaatatttttttttgccatagtagtttttctttatttgaaaaatagaaaaatgtttccaatTGAGCCAATTATTAGAATTCAAATAAAGAAACCACAAGTTGTCAGTTCATTAACTGGACAGTCTTACAGCTTTTATTCTGGAGGGTTTTTATTTGTGCACTGCTTCCACTAGTTTAACATTAACCACCACTTGTTTAGGCAAGTGATGGCATTATTACATCTTGGAGAGGGTCTGGGTTGCCAGCCCACCTGGATCTTTAAAACATGCCAGCTGTGATTTGGAGGCTTTACCATCACTGTATATACAAATTCCAAATCTATATCCCCACACAAACACcttttttatattaaatggaTGCAATACAATGGTGTTTTTAATTCAATGGCATTCTTTAAGTTACTTGTGATGACAACAGAGAGCCTTTGACAGCTTTTGTACACAGGGCAAATAGAGTAATGTCAGTTATTTTCTCTCGTCC
This is a stretch of genomic DNA from Acanthochromis polyacanthus isolate Apoly-LR-REF ecotype Palm Island chromosome 1, KAUST_Apoly_ChrSc, whole genome shotgun sequence. It encodes these proteins:
- the LOC110972616 gene encoding E3 ubiquitin-protein ligase MSL2-like isoform X1, producing the protein MNPVSATALYVSASRAVLQCDPRKPHTFAEMYKLLPIFRQSLACLVCGKLLQDPISTTHPECQHYVCLGCKGQKMQVRLSCSRCKDYSCFQDNKQLSLLVQCYRKLCLYVIHSPLLQSINSHVGGSPEVMALLEEVLMSHKEETEDLSLAQEDVNPSAPESLTPTEAPPVPAELSAVPQSASSDPPCSNGPQECNGEVLEDLDPSSPELEVCELVEEQPQAGLSVSNTACGGLELSLTTGPLAPTPGTVCSLRDGESSSRELEEGEVLLLSVEEVLQTLDPLQPGRDSLHTQERTHTHSHIATDRAHTQMYIQLDTAHNYTQIQTGRTNILAGHGAHIHTSSFEPPPTSKPPPVRLNRKRSRSESDREKVKPLPIASILQGSPSNVHTPNPSHTLHTQPPTITVPAHTYSSLSNGVPPKPNRPAPNHNKGARKHVDPTPKKPHAKARSGGGSKTKDRSKDQRLMSGCVVPPAPVRPPYKKPVEKKGCKCGRATQNPSVLTCRGQRCPCYSNRKACLDCICRGCQNSYMANGEKKLEAFAVPEKALEQTRLTLGINLTSITAAAALRNPATTSIRANTLLNVATATGTPVTTAFLSPSPPQEPNYEDSLELLIG
- the LOC110972616 gene encoding E3 ubiquitin-protein ligase MSL2-like isoform X2; its protein translation is MQVRLSCSRCKDYSCFQDNKQLSLLVQCYRKLCLYVIHSPLLQSINSHVGGSPEVMALLEEVLMSHKEETEDLSLAQEDVNPSAPESLTPTEAPPVPAELSAVPQSASSDPPCSNGPQECNGEVLEDLDPSSPELEVCELVEEQPQAGLSVSNTACGGLELSLTTGPLAPTPGTVCSLRDGESSSRELEEGEVLLLSVEEVLQTLDPLQPGRDSLHTQERTHTHSHIATDRAHTQMYIQLDTAHNYTQIQTGRTNILAGHGAHIHTSSFEPPPTSKPPPVRLNRKRSRSESDREKVKPLPIASILQGSPSNVHTPNPSHTLHTQPPTITVPAHTYSSLSNGVPPKPNRPAPNHNKGARKHVDPTPKKPHAKARSGGGSKTKDRSKDQRLMSGCVVPPAPVRPPYKKPVEKKGCKCGRATQNPSVLTCRGQRCPCYSNRKACLDCICRGCQNSYMANGEKKLEAFAVPEKALEQTRLTLGINLTSITAAAALRNPATTSIRANTLLNVATATGTPVTTAFLSPSPPQEPNYEDSLELLIG